In Populus trichocarpa isolate Nisqually-1 chromosome 7, P.trichocarpa_v4.1, whole genome shotgun sequence, the following proteins share a genomic window:
- the LOC7456922 gene encoding inositol-3-phosphate synthase translates to MFIEKFKVESPNVKYIEDEIHSVYNYETTELVHENRNGSYQWTVKPKTVQYEFKTDIRVPKLGVMLVGWGGNNGSTLTGGVIANKEGISWATKDKVQQANYFGSLTQASSIRLGSFNGEEIYAPFKSLLPMVNPDDIVFGGWDISDMNLADAMARAKVFDIDLQKQLRPYMESMVPLPGIYDPDFIAANQGSRANNVIKGTKKEQVQKIMEDIREFKEKNKVDKVVVLWTANTERYSNIAVGLNDTMENLLAAVEKDESEISPSTLFALACINENIPFINGSPQNTFVPGLIDLAIKRNSLIGGDDFKSGQTKMKSVLVDFLVGAGIKPTSIVSYNHLGNNDGMNLSAPQTFRSKEISKSNVVDDMVSSNGILYEPGEHPDHVVVIKYVPYVGDSKRAMDEYTSEIFMGGQNTIVMHNTCEDSLLAAPIILDLVLLAELSTRIQFKGEAEGKFHSFHPVATILSYLTKAPLVPPGTPVVNALSKQRAMLENILRACVGLAPENNMILEYK, encoded by the exons ATGTTTATTGAGAAGTTTAAGGTTGAGAGTCCTAACGTTAAGTACATAGAGGATGAGATTCATTCCGTTTACAACTACGAAACCACTGAACTTGTTCATGAGAACAGAAATGGTTCTTATCAATGGACTGTCAAGCCCAAAACTGTCCAATATGAATTCAAGACTGACATTCGTGTCCCCAAACTAGG TGTTATGCTTGTGGGGTGGGGAGGAAACAATGGTTCAACTCTCACTGGAGGTGTTATTGCCAACAAAGA AGGAATCTCCTGGGCAACTAAGGACAAGGTGCAGCAAGCCAATTACTTTGGATCACTTACCCAGGCATCAAGCATCAGACTTGGGTCTTTCAATGGAGAGGAGATTTATGCTCCATTCAAGAGCTTGCTCCCCATG gtGAACCCAGATGACATTGTATTTGGGGGATGGGACATAAGTGACATGAACTTAGCAGATGCCATGGCGAGGGCCAAGGTTTTCGATATTGACTTGCAAAAGCAATTGAGGCCCTACATGGAATCCATGGTACCCCTCCCTGGAATTTACGACCCTGATTTCATTGCTGCCAATCAAGGCTCACGTGCTAACAATGTCATCAAAGGCACCAAGAAAGAACAAGTTCAGAAAATTATGGAAGACATCAG GGAATTTAAGGAGAAAAACAAGGTGGACAAGGTTGTTGTGTTGTGGACTGCCAACACAGAGAGGTACAGTAATATTGCTGTGGGGCTAAATGACACCATGGAGAACCTCCTGGCTGCTGTGGAGAAGGATGAATCAGAGATATCTCCATCAACCTTGTTTGCTCTGGCTtgtattaatgaaaatataccTTTCATCAATGGAAGCCCACAAAACACTTTTGTTCCAG GACTTATTGATCTGGCTATTAAGAGGAACAGTTTGATTGGTGGAGATGACTTTAAGAGTGGTCAGACCAAGATGAAATCTGTGCTGGTTGATTTCCTTGTTGGGGCCGGTATTAAg CCAACATCAATAGTGAGTTACAACCATCTGGGAAACAATGATGGCATGAACCTCTCAGCACCTCAAACCTTCCGCTCCAAAGAAATCTCCAAGAGCAATGTTGTTGATGACATGGTCTCTAGCAATGGAATTCTGTATGAGCCCGGTGAACACCCTGACCATGTTGTAGTCATCAAG TATGTGCCATATGTTGGAGATAGCAAGAGAGCTATGGATGAGTACACCTCAGAGATATTCATGGGTGGCCAAAACACCATTGTGATGCACAACACCTGTGAAGACTCCCTCTTGGCTGCACCAATCATCCTGGATTTGGTTCTTCTTGCAGAGCTTAGCACCAGGATCCAGTTCAAAGGTGAAGCAGAG GGCAAGTTCCACTCTTTCCACCCTGTTGCTACTATTCTCAGTTACCTTACGAAGGCTCCTCTT gtTCCACCAGGCACACCAGTGGTGAATGCTCTGTCAAAGCAGCGTGCAATGCTTGAGAACATACTGAGAGCTTGTGTTGGGTTAGCTCCTGAGAACAACATGATTTTGGAATACAAGTGA
- the LOC7456921 gene encoding FCS-Like Zinc finger 6 encodes MLLGKRPRGPMRRTASMTGITVDLPRNVDAGSSEPNSDNNDTLHATAGPEEGSLDYHHNNNMVDAFDGGNTSGFLLHDQRLLATMVSPRNHYRSSDSSDHFVEAAHFLRTCGLCKRRLGPGKDLFMYRGDMAFCSQECREQQMKQDARKEKGNVMIASKNEDRRASASTTSSKSSRKSETLAAA; translated from the exons ATGTTACTAGGGAAGCGTCCAAGGGGACCCATGAGAAGAACGGCAAGCATGACTGGTATCACCGTTGATCTTCCTCGCAACGTGGACGCGGGCTCATCAGAGCCTAATTCCGATAATAATGATACCCTTCATGCAACTGCGGGACCAGAAGAAGGGTCTCTTGATTATCATCACAACAACAACATGGTGGATGCTTTTGATGGTGGTAATACTAGTGGATTCTTATTACATGATCAACGTTTATTGGCCACCATGGTGTCACCAAGAAACCACTACAGGAGCAGTGACTCTAGTGATCATTTTGTGGAGGCTGCTCATTTCTTGAGGACTTGTGGACTTTGTAAACGCCGGTTGGGTCCTGGGAAAGACTTATTCATGTATAG GGGAGATATGGCATTTTGTAGTCAAGAGTGCAGAGAACAGCAGATGAAACAAGATgcgagaaaagaaaagggcaatGTTATGATAGCATCAAAGAACGAAGATCGTCGTGCATCAGCATCCACAACAAGCTCCAAGTCTTCTCGTAAAAGTGAAACTCTGGCTGCTGCTTGA